In Hymenobacter sublimis, a single genomic region encodes these proteins:
- the hslU gene encoding ATP-dependent protease ATPase subunit HslU: MLDSAEFLTPAQIVAELDKYIIGQHEAKRHVAIALRNRWRRLHAPADMQRDIVPNNILMIGATGVGKTEIARRLASISGAPFTKVEASKFTEVGYVGRDVESMVRDLVEQSVNMVKLRRKEEVKAQAAQAVEDLILDILIPPVTAGAATPKPALGFPTTSGTDLPDSDHELNERTRERFREKIRNGEMDERKIDIRVQQSSSPGIGVIGGPAGIDEASMAGIQDMLGSMLPKKTRKRKVTVAEARRILLDEEAAKLIDMDEVKDEAIRHAENAGIIFIDEIDKVASRSGKGGGGPDVSREGVQRDLLPIVEGSAVSTKYGIIHTDHILFIAAGAFHVSKPSDLIPELQGRFPIRVELQSLSKDDFFRILKDPKNALTKQYEALLQAESVLLSFEDPALERLAEIAFEVNSEVENIGARRLHTVMSRLLNDILFDVPDRIGPNAHILITRDMVEERLRDMVRNRDLSQYIL; this comes from the coding sequence ATGCTTGATTCTGCTGAATTTTTGACCCCAGCCCAAATTGTGGCTGAACTTGATAAATACATCATCGGCCAGCATGAAGCCAAGCGTCACGTGGCCATTGCCCTTCGCAACCGGTGGCGCCGTCTGCACGCTCCCGCCGATATGCAGCGCGATATCGTGCCCAACAATATTCTGATGATAGGCGCTACCGGGGTTGGTAAAACTGAAATTGCCCGGCGGCTAGCCAGCATCTCCGGGGCCCCATTTACTAAAGTAGAAGCTTCCAAGTTTACGGAAGTTGGCTACGTAGGCCGCGACGTAGAAAGCATGGTGCGCGACCTGGTAGAGCAATCCGTGAACATGGTAAAGTTGCGCCGTAAGGAAGAAGTAAAGGCGCAGGCGGCGCAGGCCGTGGAAGACCTCATTCTCGACATCCTGATTCCGCCCGTCACCGCCGGTGCTGCTACCCCCAAGCCTGCCCTGGGCTTTCCTACTACAAGCGGCACTGACTTGCCTGACTCCGACCACGAGCTAAACGAACGGACTCGGGAGCGGTTCCGGGAAAAGATCCGCAATGGGGAAATGGATGAGCGTAAAATTGATATTCGGGTACAGCAAAGTAGCAGCCCCGGCATAGGAGTTATTGGCGGTCCGGCCGGTATCGACGAAGCCAGCATGGCCGGTATTCAGGATATGCTAGGTTCCATGCTGCCCAAGAAAACGCGTAAGCGTAAGGTGACAGTAGCTGAGGCCCGCCGGATTCTGCTGGACGAGGAAGCGGCCAAGCTCATCGACATGGACGAGGTAAAGGACGAAGCCATCCGGCACGCCGAAAATGCCGGCATCATCTTCATCGATGAGATTGACAAGGTAGCCAGCCGCAGCGGCAAGGGCGGAGGCGGCCCCGATGTCAGCCGGGAAGGAGTGCAGCGCGACTTGCTACCCATTGTTGAAGGCTCAGCCGTCAGCACAAAGTACGGTATCATCCACACCGACCACATCCTGTTCATTGCCGCCGGCGCTTTCCACGTCTCCAAGCCGTCCGACCTAATTCCGGAGCTTCAAGGGCGCTTTCCCATTCGAGTGGAGTTGCAAAGCCTGAGCAAAGACGATTTTTTCCGGATTCTGAAAGACCCCAAAAATGCCCTGACCAAGCAGTATGAGGCCTTATTGCAGGCCGAGAGTGTATTGCTTTCCTTTGAGGACCCGGCTTTGGAGCGCCTAGCCGAAATTGCCTTCGAAGTAAACAGCGAGGTAGAAAACATTGGGGCCCGCCGCTTGCACACCGTCATGAGCCGGCTACTGAATGACATCCTGTTTGATGTCCCGGACCGCATCGGTCCCAACGCCCACATCCTGATAACCCGCGACATGGTAGAGGAACGCCTCCGCGACATGGTGCGCAACCGGGACTTGAGCCAGTATATCTTGTAG
- the porQ gene encoding type IX secretion system protein PorQ, producing the protein MIRPVRRSLLLLPFLALGVGWPLRVQAQIGGQQAFSFLNLPTSAKLAGLGGINVSSRDADGTMLYGNPALLNADMDGRLALGYVDYLADIKQSTAAYVFNTAKAGRFGVGLTYLNYGDFKQFDPAGNPLGQFSVNEYALSIANAHTSGAFTLAGTLKLAGSGIAGNHSFAALADVGGLFKHPEQDFTVGLVVRNAGIQLKPYDGASREPMPLDVEIGTSFKPEHLPFRFSFSAHHLQQLDIVYLDPNQRGQLDENGEEVKPKKSLGDKIARHFVVGGELLLSKNLNLRLGYNHLQRRELRLDNTAGGAGFSFGVMLRVSQFQLDYTHAGYHASGGANYFTIARNLDSLFKQNQ; encoded by the coding sequence ATGATCCGACCAGTACGCCGTAGCCTTCTTTTACTGCCCTTCCTTGCTCTCGGAGTTGGCTGGCCCCTACGGGTACAGGCTCAAATTGGGGGGCAGCAGGCGTTTTCGTTTCTAAACCTGCCTACCAGCGCCAAGCTGGCCGGGCTCGGGGGCATCAACGTATCTTCCCGCGACGCCGACGGGACCATGCTCTATGGCAACCCGGCCCTACTCAACGCCGACATGGACGGTCGGCTGGCCCTGGGCTACGTCGATTACCTAGCTGATATCAAGCAAAGCACTGCTGCTTACGTGTTCAACACGGCGAAGGCTGGACGCTTTGGAGTGGGGCTCACCTACCTCAACTACGGCGACTTTAAGCAGTTTGACCCTGCGGGCAACCCATTGGGCCAGTTCTCGGTGAACGAGTACGCCCTGAGTATTGCCAATGCCCATACTAGCGGGGCCTTCACGCTGGCTGGCACCCTTAAGCTGGCGGGTTCCGGCATTGCGGGCAACCACTCTTTCGCTGCCCTCGCCGACGTAGGCGGGTTATTCAAACATCCGGAGCAGGACTTTACGGTCGGACTGGTGGTGCGCAATGCCGGCATTCAACTCAAGCCCTACGACGGGGCCAGCCGGGAACCCATGCCCTTGGACGTGGAAATAGGTACTTCCTTTAAGCCCGAACACCTGCCGTTTCGCTTTTCCTTCTCGGCCCACCACTTGCAGCAGTTGGATATTGTGTACCTCGACCCCAACCAGCGCGGGCAGCTGGATGAGAACGGCGAGGAAGTAAAGCCCAAAAAGTCGCTCGGCGACAAAATTGCCCGACACTTTGTGGTAGGAGGGGAGCTACTGCTGAGCAAAAACCTGAACCTGCGGCTGGGCTACAACCACCTGCAGCGCCGGGAACTGCGCCTAGACAATACCGCCGGCGGCGCGGGCTTTTCCTTCGGAGTGATGCTGCGCGTAAGCCAGTTCCAGCTTGATTATACCCACGCCGGCTACCACGCTTCGGGCGGAGCCAACTACTTCACCATTGCGCGCAACCTCGACTCTCTATTCAAACAAAACCAATAG
- the lon gene encoding endopeptidase La, with product MAEDPEEMVSIVAADPDQPLSPDESPEMLPLLPVRNTVLFPGVVLPVTVTRKKSIRLVRKAYRGNKIVGVVAQKNGQSDDPTLQDLYQVGTMAKILKLLVLPDGNTTIIIQGQSRFRIEEETQSTPYLTARVSYSPEAFPNKQSKEVKALVSSLKEAAAKMLKLNPEIPQEAQVALDNIESPSFLTHFLSSNINVEVSIKQQLLEINDGVERGTQLLELMLKEIQLLEIKREIHTKVHTDIDQQQRDYFLRQQIKVLQDELGFDGPDQEVEKLRQRAKGKKWPEAVAKHFAKEVDKLTRINPQAAEYPVSLNYVEFLLDLPWAEYTKDNFNLKRTQKILDQDHYGMEKVKTRIIEYLAVLKLKQDLKAPILCLYGPPGVGKTSLGRSIAKALGRQYVRMSLGGVRDEAEIRGHRKTYVGAMPGRIISQIKKAGASNPVIVLDEIDKLASDFRGDPSSALLEVLDPEQNSTFTDNYLEVEYDLSRVLFIATANSLETIQPALRDRMEIIDLTGYTLEEKTQIAKKHLWPKMLHEHGLGPKDAGISTAALQRVIDDYTRESGVRSLERKLGAVARNVAKSKAMKEEFPATLEPKDVARILGGAIFDRDQYQDNETAGVVTGLAWTSVGGDILFVESLLSRGRGKLTLSGQLGDVMKESAVTALSYLRSRAEELDIDYRLFDQYDLHIHFPEGAVPKDGPSAGIAIFTSIASVFTQRKIRSHLAMTGEITLRGKVLPVGGIKEKILAAKRAGVRDIILCPKNKKDIDEISAEYLKDLTIHYADRVDDVLRVALLEEKVARPMKLEVRDEAPVPASPSVEVS from the coding sequence ATGGCTGAAGATCCTGAAGAAATGGTGTCCATTGTGGCCGCCGACCCCGATCAGCCCCTGAGCCCTGACGAGTCGCCGGAGATGCTGCCGCTGCTACCCGTGCGCAATACGGTGCTGTTTCCGGGGGTAGTGCTGCCCGTAACCGTTACTCGTAAAAAAAGCATCCGGCTAGTACGAAAGGCTTACCGGGGCAACAAGATTGTGGGCGTAGTGGCTCAGAAAAACGGCCAGAGCGACGACCCAACCCTGCAGGACCTCTACCAGGTAGGCACCATGGCCAAAATCCTGAAGCTGCTGGTGCTGCCCGATGGCAATACCACCATCATCATTCAGGGCCAGTCGCGCTTCCGCATTGAGGAGGAAACGCAGAGCACGCCCTACCTTACGGCCCGGGTGAGCTACTCACCGGAGGCTTTCCCGAATAAGCAGTCCAAGGAAGTAAAGGCTCTGGTGTCGTCGTTGAAGGAAGCGGCGGCCAAGATGCTCAAGCTCAACCCCGAGATTCCGCAGGAGGCCCAGGTGGCCCTGGATAACATTGAGTCGCCCTCGTTTCTGACCCATTTCCTTTCTTCCAACATCAACGTGGAAGTGAGCATTAAGCAGCAGTTGCTGGAAATTAACGACGGCGTGGAGCGCGGCACTCAGTTGCTGGAGCTTATGCTCAAGGAAATTCAGTTGCTGGAAATTAAGCGCGAAATCCACACCAAGGTTCACACCGACATCGACCAGCAGCAGCGCGACTACTTCCTGCGCCAGCAGATCAAGGTGTTGCAGGATGAGCTGGGCTTCGACGGGCCCGACCAGGAAGTGGAAAAGCTGCGCCAGCGCGCCAAGGGCAAGAAGTGGCCCGAGGCCGTGGCCAAGCACTTCGCAAAGGAAGTCGATAAGCTGACCCGCATCAACCCGCAAGCCGCTGAGTATCCGGTGAGCCTGAACTACGTGGAATTTCTGCTGGATTTGCCCTGGGCCGAGTACACTAAGGACAACTTCAACCTAAAGCGCACCCAAAAAATCCTCGACCAGGACCACTACGGCATGGAAAAGGTGAAGACGCGCATCATCGAGTACCTGGCCGTGCTCAAGCTCAAGCAGGACTTAAAGGCGCCGATTCTGTGCTTATACGGCCCTCCGGGAGTAGGCAAAACTTCCCTGGGGCGCTCCATTGCCAAGGCCCTGGGCCGGCAGTACGTGCGCATGAGCCTGGGCGGCGTCCGTGACGAGGCCGAAATCCGGGGGCACCGCAAAACCTACGTGGGCGCCATGCCCGGCCGCATCATCTCCCAGATTAAGAAAGCCGGCGCCTCTAATCCGGTTATCGTGCTCGATGAAATCGACAAGCTAGCCTCCGACTTCCGCGGCGACCCGTCTTCGGCCCTGCTGGAAGTGCTGGACCCCGAGCAGAACTCTACCTTCACTGATAACTACTTGGAGGTAGAGTATGACCTTTCGCGGGTGCTGTTCATTGCCACGGCTAACTCTTTGGAAACCATTCAGCCCGCCCTGCGCGACCGGATGGAGATTATTGACCTGACGGGCTATACCCTGGAGGAGAAAACCCAGATTGCCAAGAAGCACCTCTGGCCCAAAATGCTGCACGAGCATGGCCTCGGTCCGAAGGATGCCGGCATCAGCACGGCAGCCCTGCAGCGCGTGATTGATGACTACACCCGCGAAAGTGGGGTGCGGAGCTTGGAGCGCAAGTTGGGAGCCGTGGCCCGTAATGTGGCTAAGAGCAAGGCCATGAAGGAGGAATTTCCGGCTACGCTAGAGCCCAAAGACGTTGCCCGCATCTTGGGTGGCGCCATTTTCGACCGGGACCAGTATCAGGACAACGAAACCGCCGGGGTAGTAACGGGCCTGGCCTGGACCTCCGTAGGCGGTGACATTCTGTTCGTGGAAAGCCTGCTGAGCCGGGGCCGGGGCAAGCTCACGCTGTCGGGCCAACTCGGCGACGTGATGAAGGAGTCGGCTGTGACGGCCCTGAGCTACCTACGCAGCCGGGCTGAGGAGCTAGACATCGACTACCGCCTCTTCGACCAGTACGATCTGCACATTCACTTTCCCGAAGGGGCCGTGCCCAAGGACGGGCCCTCGGCTGGCATTGCCATTTTTACCAGCATCGCCTCAGTGTTTACCCAGCGTAAAATCCGTAGCCACTTGGCCATGACCGGGGAAATAACCCTGCGCGGGAAAGTGCTACCCGTAGGCGGCATCAAGGAGAAGATTCTGGCCGCCAAGCGGGCCGGCGTGCGTGACATCATCCTGTGCCCGAAAAACAAAAAGGACATCGACGAAATTTCGGCCGAGTACCTCAAGGACCTCACCATTCACTACGCCGACCGGGTAGATGACGTGCTGCGGGTAGCCTTGCTGGAAGAAAAGGTAGCTCGCCCCATGAAGCTAGAAGTGCGCGACGAGGCACCCGTACCGGCTTCGCCGAGCGTGGAAGTCAGCTAA
- a CDS encoding OmpA family protein: MLRFSRYPLFFPLVWLILLLPVLVQAQQKSGLPNSQRKLTAKVIRSARARTDATPDFPNINRLAYFEDKKALREIQRAEKRKNWNAARNLLDVYVSRFGIENFYKDTGLLWRLGQLWEKAGNEDRAKAYYRLALKHRRQDLRKVQLYYDSLEQKQAELYVPLKTYYDIVEYRKNIASFRPPKGVYTSMGEAINSRVEDYGPTLNSDADQLIFSSKRKMRGLNGIIDEDLYTARRENGVWTDAEPLPKPINSPYNEGSACISKDGKTLFFARCECPTCHGNCDLYVSTFKEGQWTMPKSLGAGVNSTAWDSQPTLSPGEDTLYFASDRLGGFGLSDIWYTVKQKNGQWSKAQNMGPTVNTRESEVSPFYHPLYHVLYFSSRGQLLNFGDFDIYKTYRVRGRWQEPINIGPLVNGKGSEYYFTIDSDSKSLYYARSEEKEMKNLDLFSFPLPMEAQPLATTHVEGLLVDSVSQKPLNGIVSIIDTDNGIEVASKYLRDDGSFDFDLIEGSHYVMLIQSPDFFSVEKKFALQGDTVMKLMTNSIDYKLPLIFKNIEFDQDKATIRASMHPILDRIAVFLVDHPTFRLSISGHTDSKGDPDFNMTLSQDRAEAIRRYIEQKGKLKPNRIESMGYGSTQPLKDEATEEDARTNRRVEFRLIKPENEQKDAGGSGGW; encoded by the coding sequence ATGCTCCGCTTTTCTCGTTACCCTCTTTTTTTTCCGCTGGTTTGGCTAATTCTGCTGCTACCAGTGCTGGTACAGGCGCAACAGAAAAGCGGTTTACCTAACTCGCAACGCAAGCTGACGGCGAAAGTTATCCGCAGCGCCCGTGCCCGCACCGATGCTACCCCCGATTTTCCCAACATCAATCGGCTGGCGTATTTCGAGGATAAAAAAGCCCTGCGCGAAATTCAGCGGGCCGAAAAGCGCAAGAACTGGAACGCGGCTCGCAACCTGCTGGACGTGTACGTGAGCCGCTTCGGCATCGAGAATTTCTACAAGGATACCGGCCTACTCTGGCGGCTGGGGCAGCTCTGGGAAAAGGCCGGCAACGAAGACCGGGCCAAGGCCTACTACCGCCTAGCCCTGAAGCACCGCCGCCAAGACCTACGGAAAGTACAGCTCTACTACGACTCCCTGGAGCAGAAGCAGGCCGAGCTCTACGTGCCCCTGAAAACGTACTACGACATTGTGGAGTACCGCAAGAATATTGCCTCCTTCCGTCCGCCCAAAGGCGTGTACACCAGCATGGGCGAGGCCATCAACTCCCGGGTGGAAGACTACGGCCCCACGCTCAACTCCGACGCGGATCAGCTTATTTTCTCCTCGAAGCGGAAAATGCGCGGCCTCAACGGCATCATTGACGAAGACCTGTACACGGCCCGGCGCGAAAACGGCGTCTGGACGGATGCAGAGCCCCTACCCAAACCCATCAACTCGCCCTACAACGAAGGCTCGGCCTGCATTAGCAAGGACGGGAAAACCCTGTTTTTCGCCCGCTGTGAATGTCCTACCTGCCACGGCAACTGCGACCTGTACGTGTCTACCTTCAAGGAAGGCCAGTGGACCATGCCTAAGAGCCTGGGCGCGGGCGTGAATTCTACGGCCTGGGACTCGCAGCCTACCCTGTCGCCGGGCGAGGATACGCTGTACTTCGCCTCCGACCGGCTGGGCGGCTTCGGCCTCTCCGATATCTGGTACACCGTGAAGCAGAAAAATGGGCAGTGGAGCAAGGCGCAGAACATGGGCCCCACTGTGAACACCCGCGAAAGTGAGGTGAGCCCCTTCTACCACCCGCTCTACCACGTGCTCTACTTCAGCTCCCGCGGGCAGTTGCTCAATTTCGGCGACTTCGACATTTACAAAACCTACCGGGTGCGGGGCCGCTGGCAGGAGCCTATCAACATCGGGCCACTCGTGAACGGCAAGGGCTCGGAGTACTACTTCACCATTGATTCCGACTCCAAGAGCCTGTACTACGCCCGCTCCGAGGAAAAGGAAATGAAAAACCTCGACCTGTTTTCTTTTCCCCTGCCCATGGAGGCGCAGCCCTTGGCTACTACCCACGTGGAAGGCTTGCTAGTGGATTCTGTGAGCCAGAAGCCGCTCAACGGCATCGTCAGCATTATTGATACTGACAACGGCATTGAGGTAGCCAGCAAGTACCTACGCGACGACGGCTCCTTTGACTTCGATTTGATTGAAGGCTCCCACTACGTGATGCTGATTCAGAGCCCCGACTTTTTCAGCGTGGAAAAGAAGTTTGCCCTCCAGGGCGACACGGTGATGAAGCTGATGACCAACTCCATCGACTACAAGCTGCCGTTAATCTTCAAAAACATCGAGTTTGACCAGGACAAGGCCACCATCCGAGCCAGCATGCACCCCATTCTGGACCGGATTGCGGTGTTTCTAGTCGACCACCCCACGTTCCGGCTCAGCATTTCGGGCCACACCGACAGCAAGGGCGACCCGGACTTCAACATGACCCTTTCCCAAGACCGGGCCGAAGCCATCCGACGCTACATTGAGCAGAAGGGTAAGCTCAAGCCCAACCGCATTGAAAGTATGGGCTACGGCAGCACCCAGCCCCTCAAGGACGAAGCCACTGAAGAAGACGCCCGCACCAACCGCCGCGTAGAGTTCCGCCTAATCAAACCGGAAAACGAGCAAAAGGATGCCGGCGGCAGCGGGGGATGGTAG
- a CDS encoding DUF6702 family protein yields MPCSPYIRRTLLVAGLLLVGQLAAWAHAYHASIMELRFNPEKQRLEMALKIFIDDLEKELSVGKPTPIRTDQLARTQLDPLLTDLLRRSVQLSPRPGAVLPLTLVGLQKEKDSYWLYFTAPLPASATGVTLRHKLLLDLFPDQMNIVNLEAKGQKQSLLFRDGEEQQQLKW; encoded by the coding sequence ATGCCCTGCTCACCCTACATTCGTCGAACGCTGCTAGTGGCTGGCTTGCTCCTGGTGGGGCAGTTGGCCGCCTGGGCCCACGCCTACCACGCCAGCATTATGGAGCTGCGCTTCAACCCCGAGAAGCAACGCCTGGAAATGGCTTTGAAAATATTTATTGACGACTTAGAAAAGGAGTTATCGGTGGGAAAGCCTACCCCCATCCGCACCGACCAACTAGCTCGAACTCAACTCGACCCATTGCTCACTGATTTGTTGCGTCGCTCCGTTCAACTCAGCCCCCGCCCGGGCGCGGTGCTGCCGCTAACTTTGGTCGGCCTGCAGAAAGAGAAGGACTCGTATTGGCTCTACTTTACGGCGCCGCTCCCGGCTTCTGCTACCGGTGTCACGCTGCGCCACAAGCTGCTGCTGGACCTCTTCCCTGACCAAATGAACATCGTTAATCTCGAAGCCAAGGGCCAAAAGCAGAGCCTCCTCTTCCGCGACGGGGAAGAACAGCAACAGCTGAAGTGGTAG
- a CDS encoding M50 family metallopeptidase, whose amino-acid sequence MEGLIMAGQMLLGLSILVGLHEFGHFAAAKYFKIRVDKFYIFFDFLFPLPGVMNFALFKKKIGETEYGLGWFPLGGYVAIHGMIDETQDADSLAAEPQANEFRAKPAWQRLIVMLGGIIMNVITGIVIFSLLTFTYGERYLPAAEARFGVVPSKLGKEIGFQKGDKIVKINGRPFDDFNDIYSPEVILGSNAYYTVDRGGQLLDVPVPNNFMDRLADNGDQRFVEPLDPFRVDQVVPGSPAAKAGLQPDDQILQVGNKPVQFFRDLQEALLENANTVEKPSLLVRFVNWLRGVKPAPQPAEKITPLLVNRGGQNLTLQVRVDEEGKIGFGPRFMLKRSNREYGLLESVPLGTQQAFGVITTQAKAFAKIFRGEASFRKSVGGPIEIAQQYGGKWDWFRFWMLTGMLSMVLAFMNLLPIPALDGGHVVFLLYEMIAGRKPSDKFLENAQKVGMMLILGLMAFVLIINPLLKAFSN is encoded by the coding sequence TTGGAAGGACTTATCATGGCCGGGCAGATGCTGCTGGGCCTTTCCATTCTGGTTGGTCTGCACGAGTTTGGACACTTTGCAGCGGCCAAATACTTTAAAATCCGGGTCGATAAATTTTATATCTTCTTCGACTTCCTGTTTCCCCTGCCTGGGGTAATGAACTTTGCCCTTTTCAAGAAGAAAATTGGGGAGACCGAATACGGCCTGGGCTGGTTTCCGCTGGGTGGCTACGTAGCCATTCACGGCATGATTGACGAAACCCAGGACGCCGACAGCCTGGCGGCCGAGCCTCAGGCCAACGAGTTTCGGGCCAAGCCGGCCTGGCAGCGTCTGATTGTGATGCTGGGCGGCATCATCATGAACGTTATTACTGGCATTGTCATCTTCTCCCTGCTCACCTTTACGTACGGGGAAAGATACCTGCCAGCCGCTGAGGCCCGCTTTGGAGTAGTACCTAGCAAGCTAGGTAAGGAAATCGGCTTTCAGAAGGGCGACAAAATTGTCAAGATAAACGGCCGGCCCTTCGATGACTTCAATGATATCTATAGCCCCGAGGTCATCCTGGGCTCCAACGCCTACTATACCGTAGACCGTGGCGGCCAGCTGCTGGATGTGCCCGTTCCGAACAACTTCATGGACCGGTTGGCGGATAATGGTGACCAGCGCTTCGTAGAGCCCCTGGATCCTTTCCGGGTAGACCAAGTAGTGCCCGGCAGCCCGGCAGCCAAGGCCGGCCTGCAGCCCGACGACCAGATTCTGCAGGTGGGCAACAAGCCGGTGCAGTTTTTCCGCGACCTGCAGGAGGCCCTACTGGAAAATGCCAATACGGTTGAAAAGCCGTCCTTGCTGGTGCGGTTTGTGAACTGGCTGCGCGGGGTGAAGCCAGCGCCGCAGCCCGCCGAAAAAATCACGCCCTTACTAGTTAACCGCGGCGGCCAGAACCTCACCCTGCAAGTGCGGGTAGATGAGGAGGGCAAAATTGGGTTTGGGCCCCGGTTTATGCTAAAAAGAAGCAACCGCGAGTACGGACTGCTTGAGTCGGTGCCGCTTGGTACCCAGCAGGCCTTCGGGGTAATTACCACCCAGGCTAAAGCTTTTGCCAAGATTTTCCGCGGCGAAGCCTCCTTCCGCAAGTCAGTGGGCGGCCCTATTGAAATTGCCCAACAGTACGGTGGCAAGTGGGACTGGTTCCGCTTCTGGATGCTCACGGGCATGCTGTCCATGGTGCTGGCCTTCATGAACCTGCTGCCCATTCCGGCCTTGGATGGTGGGCACGTGGTTTTCCTGCTCTACGAGATGATAGCCGGTCGTAAGCCCTCCGATAAATTCCTGGAAAACGCGCAGAAGGTAGGTATGATGCTAATTCTGGGCCTAATGGCCTTCGTGCTTATCATCAATCCGCTGCTCAAGGCCTTCAGCAATTAA
- a CDS encoding 1-deoxy-D-xylulose-5-phosphate reductoisomerase, which translates to MPPEFPKRVTLLGSTGSIGTQALDVMRAQPGKFTVTALSAQSNAELLVQQAREFRPAAVVIGDETKYATVKAALTQQPETEVLTGASALADVAGREDADVVLTAMVGYAGLLPTVRAIQAGKTIALANKETLVVAGQLITDLVKEHGVGLYPVDSEHSAIFQCLVGEEQNPIEKIILTASGGPFRGRSREQLALVTKAQALKHPNWDMGAKITIDSASLMNKGLEVIEAKWLFGLRNEQIDVVVHPQSIIHSLVQFEDGSLKAQLGLPDMKLPIQYALGYPQRLPSQFPRFSFLDYPQLTFEPADTSTFRNLALAFEAMQRAGNAPCVLNAANEVAVAAFLRDEIGFLEMSEVVETSLARVSYLAAPTLEDYVQTDLETRRVAQELVGARA; encoded by the coding sequence ATGCCCCCTGAATTTCCTAAGCGCGTTACCCTGCTCGGCTCCACCGGTTCCATTGGCACCCAGGCCCTTGATGTCATGCGCGCCCAGCCCGGCAAGTTCACTGTCACGGCCTTGTCAGCGCAGTCCAACGCCGAGCTGCTGGTGCAGCAAGCCCGCGAGTTTCGGCCGGCCGCGGTGGTTATCGGCGACGAAACGAAATACGCCACCGTAAAAGCTGCCCTAACCCAGCAGCCCGAAACGGAAGTACTGACTGGAGCCAGCGCCTTAGCCGATGTGGCCGGCCGTGAGGATGCCGATGTGGTGCTGACGGCCATGGTGGGTTACGCCGGACTGCTGCCCACGGTGCGCGCCATTCAGGCTGGCAAAACGATAGCCCTGGCCAACAAGGAAACCCTGGTAGTAGCTGGTCAGCTAATTACGGACTTGGTGAAGGAGCATGGAGTAGGTCTGTACCCTGTTGATTCTGAGCACTCGGCTATTTTTCAGTGCCTGGTAGGGGAGGAGCAAAACCCCATCGAAAAGATTATTCTGACGGCTTCGGGCGGACCATTCCGAGGCCGCAGCCGCGAACAGCTGGCCCTGGTAACTAAGGCCCAGGCCCTCAAACACCCCAACTGGGACATGGGCGCCAAAATCACTATCGACTCGGCTTCTTTGATGAACAAGGGCCTGGAGGTGATTGAGGCCAAGTGGCTGTTTGGGCTGCGCAATGAGCAGATTGACGTAGTAGTGCATCCGCAAAGCATCATTCACTCCCTGGTGCAGTTTGAGGACGGTTCCCTAAAAGCCCAGCTCGGTCTGCCCGACATGAAGCTCCCGATTCAGTATGCCCTGGGTTACCCCCAGCGCCTGCCCAGCCAGTTTCCGCGTTTTTCTTTCCTGGACTATCCCCAGCTAACCTTTGAGCCGGCTGATACCAGCACCTTCCGCAACCTGGCGTTGGCGTTTGAGGCCATGCAACGGGCCGGCAACGCGCCCTGCGTACTCAATGCCGCCAATGAGGTAGCGGTGGCTGCTTTCTTGCGCGACGAAATCGGGTTCCTGGAAATGTCGGAGGTGGTAGAAACCAGCCTCGCGCGGGTTTCGTACCTTGCCGCCCCGACCCTGGAAGACTACGTGCAAACCGACCTGGAAACGCGCCGCGTGGCGCAGGAGCTGGTGGGGGCCCGCGCCTGA
- a CDS encoding 3-oxoacyl-ACP synthase, which translates to MLKPHLHALCLAYVQERIDACQAAIDAAQESANSETKSSAGDKYETGRAMAQNERDRNAVQLQQARQLLAEVQRINPDTPCDTVRPGALVVTSMGQFYISISAGKLTIEGQDYFAVSGAAPVAAALSGKRAGEQAVFNGKQVHINAIQ; encoded by the coding sequence ATGCTTAAACCCCACCTCCACGCCCTGTGCCTGGCCTACGTGCAGGAGCGCATCGACGCCTGCCAGGCTGCCATTGATGCCGCCCAGGAATCGGCCAACTCCGAAACCAAAAGCAGCGCCGGCGACAAGTACGAAACCGGCCGGGCCATGGCCCAGAACGAGCGAGACCGAAACGCCGTGCAGCTCCAGCAGGCCCGCCAACTGTTGGCCGAAGTACAGCGCATCAACCCCGACACACCCTGCGACACCGTGCGGCCAGGGGCGCTGGTTGTTACCAGCATGGGCCAGTTTTACATTAGCATCAGTGCGGGCAAGCTCACGATAGAGGGGCAAGACTACTTCGCCGTGTCGGGGGCGGCGCCGGTAGCGGCGGCCCTGAGCGGCAAGCGGGCAGGCGAGCAGGCCGTATTTAACGGCAAGCAAGTGCACATCAACGCTATCCAGTAA